In Paractinoplanes brasiliensis, the following proteins share a genomic window:
- a CDS encoding SAM-dependent methyltransferase, producing MLGVRTGPAFAAPGAPARPHRRPCTPAEVSRSFTGLELREPGIVSVQDWRPEPDRG from the coding sequence ATTCTCGGAGTCCGTACCGGTCCGGCGTTCGCCGCGCCCGGAGCCCCTGCCCGCCCTCACCGCCGCCCGTGCACGCCGGCCGAGGTCTCGCGCTCCTTCACCGGTCTGGAGCTGCGGGAACCGGGAATCGTCTCGGTGCAGGACTGGCGTCCCGAGCCGGACCGCGGCTGA
- a CDS encoding endo-1,4-beta-xylanase, giving the protein MRRTGRRTMLATVAAAALVAGTVVAVHTSPPAAAAETTLRAAATQAGLFFGVAANPNRLSGIVNQEFGQLTPENAMKPDTLATSSGGLQNTGGADTLVNYAAQNNMLVKGHTMVWHSQAGALQGSNQNTLNNFIGNALLRWGNRVQYWDVVNEAFEDNNTGRRRTQWPHTISRDANGDGDVLDAGDTDVIRDSFRRAKQVVQQNNLTTKLCINDYDVEGLTVQGGARNNKAQALYETVRAYTQSSEKLIDCVGFQAHFNDNPNSIISNDLQANIQRFADLGVEVHISELDIDDDLSNNDIGQGQAENYRKVVRACLNVSMCKGITVWGIADSESWRASERGLLFTGGNGNYQKKAAYYAVLEELNRGRNPDSPTSPPTSSSPSNPPSDPPSDPPPPAGCSATASLNSWNGGFVATVRVTAGSSAINQWTVTANLPGGAAVTNVWNADRSGTSGTVRFGNVNYNGRIGAGQSTEFGFQGTGSAEGLTVACSAS; this is encoded by the coding sequence GTGAGACGCACCGGACGCCGGACGATGCTCGCGACAGTGGCCGCAGCGGCCCTGGTGGCGGGAACGGTCGTCGCCGTACACACGAGCCCGCCGGCAGCGGCGGCCGAGACCACCCTGCGGGCCGCGGCCACGCAGGCCGGCCTGTTCTTCGGCGTCGCCGCGAACCCGAACCGGCTCAGCGGGATCGTCAACCAGGAGTTCGGGCAGCTCACGCCCGAGAACGCGATGAAGCCGGACACGCTCGCCACGTCCAGCGGCGGCCTGCAGAACACCGGCGGCGCGGACACCCTGGTCAACTACGCTGCGCAGAACAACATGCTGGTCAAGGGCCACACCATGGTCTGGCACTCGCAGGCCGGCGCGCTGCAGGGGTCGAACCAGAACACGCTGAACAACTTCATCGGCAACGCGCTGCTGCGCTGGGGCAACCGGGTCCAGTACTGGGACGTCGTCAACGAGGCGTTCGAGGACAACAACACCGGACGCCGCCGCACCCAGTGGCCGCACACGATCAGCCGGGACGCCAACGGTGACGGCGATGTCCTCGACGCCGGCGACACCGACGTCATCCGGGACTCGTTCCGCCGGGCCAAGCAGGTCGTCCAGCAGAACAACCTGACCACCAAGCTCTGCATCAACGACTACGACGTCGAGGGCCTGACGGTCCAGGGCGGCGCCCGCAACAACAAGGCGCAGGCGCTGTACGAGACGGTCCGCGCGTACACCCAGAGCTCGGAGAAGCTGATCGACTGCGTCGGGTTCCAGGCGCACTTCAACGACAACCCGAACAGCATCATCAGCAACGACCTCCAGGCGAACATCCAGCGGTTCGCCGACCTCGGGGTCGAGGTGCACATCTCCGAACTGGACATCGACGACGACCTGAGCAACAACGACATCGGCCAGGGCCAGGCGGAGAACTACCGCAAGGTCGTCCGGGCCTGCCTGAACGTCTCGATGTGCAAGGGCATCACGGTGTGGGGCATCGCCGACAGCGAGTCGTGGCGCGCGTCCGAGCGGGGCCTGCTGTTCACCGGCGGCAACGGCAACTACCAGAAGAAGGCCGCGTACTACGCGGTGCTGGAGGAGCTGAACCGCGGCCGGAACCCGGACAGTCCCACCTCGCCGCCGACCAGCTCAAGTCCGTCGAACCCGCCGTCCGACCCGCCGTCCGACCCGCCACCCCCGGCCGGCTGCTCCGCGACCGCGTCGTTGAACTCCTGGAACGGCGGCTTCGTCGCCACCGTCCGGGTCACCGCCGGCTCGTCCGCGATCAACCAGTGGACGGTCACCGCGAACCTGCCCGGCGGCGCCGCGGTCACCAACGTGTGGAACGCCGACCGCAGCGGCACCAGCGGCACCGTCCGCTTCGGCAACGTCAACTACAACGGCCGGATCGGGGCCGGGCAGTCGACCGAGTTCGGCTTCCAGGGCACCGGCTCGGCGGAGGGCCTGACCGTCGCCTGCTCCGCGTCCTGA
- a CDS encoding AfsR/SARP family transcriptional regulator — protein sequence MKFGLLGPLEVVHEGQPAPIRAGKHRAFLAALLLRTGRSVPFGDLVDIVWGDRPPANPRATIQVYATRLRAVVGDLVETTSDGYRITVPASDTDIGRFEDLLVQARHHGERDDPHAESEVLQEALSLWRGEPLADVPSDALHRDFVPQLLELRVRTIERRLDADLRRGRHAELIGELMTLTAQHPLRERLWGQLMTALHRDGRQSEALQAYRTVRDLLADELGIEPGPELQETHAAVLDGRPIPSGPLILPRQLPPAPPGFWGRAGDVARLDAMLRDTGRSPAGAPVIAAVSGTAGVGKTALTVHWAHRVREHFPDGQLYVNLAGYDPGDSLVTPTEAVRGLLAGLGVPAQQVPPDLAEQTALYRSLLADRRMLILLDNARDAEHARPLLPASSGSITLVTSRDALGGLVAEGARPIVLGLLSPDESAGLLTQRIGRPRMGAEPRAVAGIVASCAGLPLALAVVAVRAATNPSFPLSALAAELRDTRDALDALHAGDPASDVRAVLSWSYRALDPDAARLFRLLSLHSGPDIGVAMAASLFGAPARRVRALLAELARVHLLSEHQPGRYGMHDLLRAYATELCGEIDSSVDRRDASGRALEHLVHTGYAAAMLMHPTREPIELAAHRSGVVPEQLAGYEQALDWFTSEHRVMMATLRRAQDPDVDRLLYQLAWTMTTFLLRRGLWHDWVDVQSAALAAARRLGDRAAQAAAHRGLGRALGALGRAEQSDAEYRRALEGFAELGDVAGQATTHDNLAALLAGQGRYPAALAHARQALTLYRAADRTDGTASASNSVAWLLTQVGEPGQAIGHGQESLVLHRAIGDRDGEAATWDTLGYAYHRLGDLPGADAGYRHALALYRELGDRYNIAATLSHLGDTQQAAGDTAAARKSWQEALTVLEALGHPEANDVRARLAGS from the coding sequence GTGAAGTTCGGTCTGCTCGGCCCGCTCGAAGTCGTCCACGAAGGACAGCCGGCGCCGATCCGGGCCGGCAAGCATCGGGCGTTTCTCGCCGCTCTGCTTCTGCGTACGGGCCGCTCCGTGCCCTTCGGCGATCTGGTCGACATCGTGTGGGGTGATCGGCCGCCGGCCAACCCGCGGGCCACCATCCAGGTCTATGCGACCCGGCTTCGCGCGGTGGTCGGTGACCTGGTCGAGACAACATCCGACGGGTACCGCATCACCGTTCCGGCAAGCGACACCGACATCGGGCGTTTCGAGGACCTGCTGGTTCAGGCCCGGCACCACGGCGAGCGCGACGACCCGCACGCGGAATCCGAGGTCCTGCAAGAAGCGCTGTCCTTGTGGCGGGGCGAGCCGCTCGCGGACGTGCCGTCCGATGCCCTCCACCGCGACTTCGTCCCGCAGCTGCTGGAACTGCGGGTGCGTACGATCGAGCGACGTCTCGACGCCGACCTGAGACGAGGCCGACATGCGGAGCTGATCGGTGAGCTGATGACTTTGACAGCCCAGCATCCGTTGCGAGAACGGCTGTGGGGGCAGCTCATGACGGCGTTGCACCGCGACGGCCGGCAGTCCGAGGCGTTGCAGGCATACCGGACCGTACGCGACTTGCTCGCCGACGAGCTCGGCATCGAGCCGGGGCCGGAGCTGCAGGAAACGCATGCAGCTGTGCTTGACGGCCGGCCCATACCGAGTGGGCCCCTGATATTGCCGAGGCAACTACCGCCCGCGCCGCCGGGATTCTGGGGCCGGGCCGGCGATGTGGCCCGGCTCGATGCGATGCTGCGCGACACCGGCCGGAGCCCAGCCGGCGCACCCGTGATCGCCGCTGTCAGCGGCACCGCCGGGGTCGGCAAGACCGCGCTCACCGTGCACTGGGCGCACCGCGTTCGCGAGCACTTCCCGGACGGGCAGCTCTATGTGAATCTGGCCGGTTACGACCCGGGCGATTCGCTGGTGACCCCGACCGAGGCGGTTCGCGGCCTGCTGGCTGGGCTGGGCGTGCCGGCTCAGCAGGTTCCGCCGGACCTGGCCGAGCAGACCGCGCTCTACCGCAGTCTGCTGGCCGATCGTCGCATGCTGATCCTGCTGGACAATGCCCGGGACGCCGAGCACGCGCGGCCGTTGCTCCCGGCGTCGTCCGGCAGTATCACCCTGGTCACCAGCCGGGACGCCCTCGGTGGACTGGTCGCCGAAGGTGCCCGTCCGATCGTCCTCGGCCTGCTGTCGCCGGACGAGTCGGCCGGCCTCCTCACCCAGCGCATCGGCCGGCCGCGGATGGGCGCGGAGCCGCGAGCGGTGGCCGGGATCGTGGCGAGCTGCGCGGGCCTGCCGTTGGCGCTGGCCGTGGTGGCGGTGCGCGCCGCCACCAACCCGTCCTTCCCGTTGTCCGCGCTCGCGGCGGAGCTGCGCGACACCCGCGACGCCCTGGACGCCTTGCACGCGGGCGACCCGGCCAGCGACGTACGCGCAGTGCTGTCCTGGTCATACCGGGCACTGGACCCGGACGCGGCCCGGCTGTTCCGGCTCCTCAGCTTGCACAGCGGCCCCGACATCGGCGTTGCCATGGCGGCGAGCCTGTTCGGTGCGCCGGCCCGCCGGGTCCGGGCGCTGCTCGCGGAACTGGCCAGGGTGCACCTGCTGTCGGAGCACCAGCCGGGTCGATACGGCATGCACGACCTGTTGCGTGCGTACGCCACCGAGCTGTGCGGCGAGATCGACTCCTCCGTCGACCGGCGCGACGCCAGCGGCCGGGCGCTGGAGCATCTGGTGCACACCGGCTACGCGGCAGCCATGCTGATGCACCCGACCCGGGAGCCGATCGAACTGGCCGCGCACCGGTCCGGCGTAGTCCCGGAGCAGCTCGCCGGCTACGAGCAGGCGCTGGACTGGTTCACCAGCGAACACCGGGTCATGATGGCCACCTTACGCCGCGCCCAGGATCCTGATGTGGACCGGCTCCTCTATCAGCTCGCCTGGACCATGACCACCTTCCTGCTCCGCCGCGGGTTGTGGCACGACTGGGTGGACGTCCAGAGCGCGGCGCTGGCCGCCGCGCGGCGACTCGGCGACCGCGCGGCGCAGGCCGCCGCGCATCGTGGTCTGGGTCGTGCCCTGGGCGCACTGGGCCGGGCGGAACAGTCCGACGCCGAGTACCGCCGAGCGTTGGAAGGCTTCGCCGAACTCGGGGATGTGGCCGGTCAGGCAACCACCCACGACAACCTGGCGGCCCTGTTGGCCGGGCAGGGCCGGTACCCGGCCGCGCTGGCGCACGCCCGGCAGGCCCTGACCCTGTACCGCGCCGCCGACCGGACGGACGGCACGGCGAGCGCGTCGAACTCGGTAGCCTGGCTGCTGACCCAGGTCGGCGAGCCCGGACAGGCGATCGGGCACGGGCAGGAGTCGCTGGTCCTGCACCGGGCCATCGGGGACCGCGACGGCGAGGCCGCGACGTGGGACACCCTCGGCTACGCGTACCACCGCCTGGGCGACCTGCCCGGCGCGGACGCCGGCTACCGGCATGCCCTTGCGTTGTACCGCGAGCTTGGCGACCGCTACAACATCGCAGCCACCCTGTCCCACCTGGGCGATACCCAGCAGGCCGCGGGCGACACGGCCGCCGCCCGTAAGTCGTGGCAGGAAGCGCTGACCGTGCTGGAGGCGCTCGGCCATCCTGAGGCGAACGATGTCCGGGCTCGGCTGGCCGGTTCCTGA
- a CDS encoding hybrid sensor histidine kinase/response regulator — MADEPAVRVLLIEDSEDDALLVANRLRRAGLRIEYERVEAADAMAAALRRRAPDIVISDNGMPAFNAEAALRLLRDTGLDVPFIVVSGQIGEESATALMRAGAHDFVLKDKLTRLGPAVQRELREARDRQERRRAQAALRDSEERFRLVAENLQDVLFRFRPGPAPVLEYISPAIAAITGLSPEQLYERPDLLFDIMEPEDRDLMRRSWQSPTASPLPLRWSRPDGARACAEQRLVAVYDDDVLIAVEGILRDITEQVEAAEQRQELERKLHQAERLDSLGQLAGGVAHDFNNILGVISGHIKFVLDELGPGHPCRSDLANIDHAAQRAAALTRQLLIFSRLQPSRPQVVNLNTVVGEIERLLRRTIGADIEFGVELTSGREWVTIDPSRLEQIIMNLVVNARAAMPEGGHLRIRTADASDIPATAIGVPPGVGDYVCLTVADTGCGMSEEVQRRAFEPFFTTRCTGQGSGLGLATVYGAVQEASGAITVDSAPGAGTRISVYLPAAAAGALTTAPDKPTAEASPGEGQGERILVVEDDDGIRSITRRIMTRSGYEVSDAATREEALELLRDDTRSFDLLLSDVIMPGMPVLKFIETVLALRPTIRIVLMSGYTADNERRLPAGVPIIDKPFNAETLLHQIRTTLNSRDI; from the coding sequence ATGGCTGACGAACCAGCCGTCCGAGTGCTGCTCATCGAGGACAGCGAGGACGACGCGCTCCTCGTGGCCAACCGGCTGCGCCGGGCCGGCCTGCGCATCGAATACGAACGCGTCGAGGCCGCCGACGCGATGGCCGCTGCGCTGCGGCGCCGAGCACCCGACATCGTGATCTCCGACAACGGGATGCCGGCATTCAACGCGGAGGCCGCGCTGCGGCTGCTCCGCGACACCGGCTTGGATGTTCCGTTCATCGTCGTTTCCGGTCAGATCGGTGAGGAGTCCGCCACCGCGTTGATGCGTGCCGGCGCACACGACTTCGTGCTCAAGGACAAGCTCACTCGGCTCGGACCGGCGGTGCAACGCGAACTGCGCGAAGCCCGCGACCGTCAGGAGCGGCGGCGGGCGCAGGCAGCGCTGCGCGACAGCGAAGAGCGGTTCCGGCTCGTCGCGGAAAACCTGCAGGACGTGCTGTTCCGGTTCCGGCCCGGCCCGGCGCCGGTGCTCGAATACATCAGTCCGGCCATCGCCGCGATCACCGGGCTTTCTCCGGAGCAGCTCTACGAGCGGCCGGACCTGCTTTTCGACATCATGGAGCCCGAAGACCGTGACCTCATGCGGCGGTCGTGGCAGTCACCGACCGCCAGTCCTCTCCCGCTCCGCTGGTCGCGGCCCGACGGCGCCCGTGCGTGTGCCGAACAGCGTCTCGTGGCGGTGTACGACGACGACGTCCTGATCGCCGTCGAGGGCATCCTGCGTGACATCACCGAGCAGGTGGAGGCGGCCGAGCAGCGCCAGGAACTCGAGCGGAAACTGCACCAGGCGGAACGGCTCGACTCCCTCGGCCAGCTCGCCGGCGGCGTCGCCCACGACTTCAACAACATCCTCGGCGTGATCAGCGGCCACATCAAGTTCGTGCTCGACGAGCTCGGCCCCGGCCATCCGTGCCGTTCCGACCTCGCGAACATCGACCACGCCGCCCAGCGCGCGGCCGCCCTGACCCGTCAACTGCTCATCTTCAGCCGCCTGCAGCCGTCCCGGCCCCAGGTGGTGAACCTGAACACCGTGGTCGGCGAGATCGAACGGCTGCTACGCCGGACGATCGGCGCGGACATCGAGTTCGGCGTCGAGCTCACGTCGGGTCGCGAATGGGTCACCATCGACCCCAGCCGCCTGGAACAGATCATCATGAACCTCGTGGTCAACGCCCGCGCCGCGATGCCCGAGGGGGGGCATCTCCGCATCCGGACGGCAGACGCGAGTGACATTCCCGCCACCGCGATCGGGGTGCCGCCGGGCGTGGGGGACTACGTCTGCCTCACCGTCGCCGATACCGGCTGCGGAATGAGCGAGGAGGTCCAGCGGCGCGCGTTCGAACCGTTCTTCACCACCAGGTGCACGGGCCAGGGGAGCGGGCTGGGCCTGGCCACCGTCTACGGCGCCGTCCAAGAGGCGTCGGGCGCGATCACGGTCGACTCCGCACCGGGGGCGGGAACGCGGATCAGCGTGTACCTGCCGGCCGCGGCAGCGGGGGCACTCACCACGGCGCCGGACAAACCGACCGCCGAAGCAAGCCCCGGCGAGGGCCAGGGCGAGCGAATACTCGTGGTCGAGGACGACGACGGCATCCGCTCCATCACTCGCCGGATCATGACCCGTAGCGGATACGAGGTGTCCGACGCCGCCACGCGGGAGGAAGCGCTGGAGTTGCTCCGCGACGACACACGCTCGTTCGACCTGCTGCTGTCGGACGTCATCATGCCGGGAATGCCGGTGCTCAAGTTCATCGAGACGGTGCTCGCCCTCCGCCCCACGATCCGGATTGTGTTGATGTCCGGGTACACCGCTGACAACGAGCGCCGGCTCCCCGCGGGCGTTCCCATCATCGACAAGCCCTTCAACGCCGAAACGCTGCTACACCAGATCCGAACGACGCTGAACAGCCGCGACATCTGA
- a CDS encoding response regulator has translation MTFGDRILLVDDSQDDVALTLRALRKNNITNAVDIATDGEQALQYLFGSDEAASRRTAALPALVLLDLNMPKINGLEVLRSIRADPRTKYLPVVILTTSTEERDIVNTYDLGANSFVRKPVAFDEFLEAVRLLGMYWLLVNRPAGQLHG, from the coding sequence ATGACCTTCGGCGACAGGATTCTCCTCGTCGACGACAGCCAGGACGATGTGGCGCTCACCCTGCGTGCCCTGAGGAAGAACAACATCACCAACGCCGTGGACATCGCCACCGACGGCGAACAGGCGTTGCAGTACCTGTTCGGATCGGACGAGGCGGCGAGCCGGCGGACGGCAGCCCTGCCCGCACTGGTTCTGCTGGACCTGAACATGCCCAAGATCAACGGCCTGGAGGTGTTACGCAGCATCAGGGCCGATCCCCGCACCAAATATCTGCCGGTCGTCATCCTCACCACCTCGACCGAGGAGCGCGACATCGTGAACACCTACGACCTCGGGGCCAACAGCTTCGTCCGCAAGCCCGTCGCGTTCGACGAGTTCCTGGAGGCGGTGCGTCTGCTGGGCATGTACTGGCTGCTGGTCAACCGACCCGCAGGACAGCTCCATGGCTGA
- a CDS encoding sensor histidine kinase: MSTTPVIGTQPGARRGFGVRRRGLAHVATATALRRALLAAVAASSALGCLLVFPDVDVSTTVMAGAQVVLLGAFGVYALKAVKGADRARAEAQNEAAASDNQLQKLIDNTESNIYMKRVDNGQYLLVNKEWERLFGVTRDRVVNLTDHDVFPAELADQLRANDLRVAAAGRSVQYEETADGIDGERTYISVKFPVLDGTGKPYAVCGISTDISERKRAEDEVRRLNASLETRVLQRTAELEASNKELDAFAYSVSHDLRAPLRSLHGFSDALLEDYGDVLDDVGQDYLRRLQRNVGRMGRMIDDLLNLSRATRADLERSTVDLTGMTQEIFTDLRAANPGRVATLTVPDGLAVEADPQLLRLALQNLLSNAWKFTGKRSDAIIEVGQVVRSGETFFFVRDNGVGFDMAYAGKLFDAFQRLHTTSDFEGTGIGLAIVARVVRRHGGRIFAEAEVDRGATFYFSLAGTGEDKP, translated from the coding sequence ATGTCAACGACTCCTGTGATCGGCACTCAGCCGGGAGCACGGCGAGGCTTCGGAGTCCGCAGGCGCGGGTTGGCTCATGTCGCGACAGCGACCGCACTGCGCCGGGCTCTGCTCGCCGCGGTGGCGGCGAGCTCGGCCCTCGGCTGTTTGCTTGTCTTCCCGGACGTCGACGTCTCGACCACGGTGATGGCGGGCGCCCAGGTCGTCTTGCTGGGCGCCTTCGGGGTGTATGCGCTGAAGGCGGTCAAGGGCGCGGACCGAGCACGCGCCGAAGCGCAGAACGAGGCCGCCGCCAGCGACAACCAGCTGCAGAAGCTGATCGACAACACCGAGTCGAACATCTACATGAAGCGGGTCGACAACGGCCAGTACCTGCTCGTCAACAAGGAATGGGAACGACTGTTCGGAGTCACCCGGGACCGAGTGGTGAACCTGACCGACCACGACGTCTTCCCGGCCGAACTCGCCGACCAGCTGCGCGCCAACGACCTTCGCGTCGCGGCCGCCGGTAGATCGGTGCAGTACGAGGAGACCGCGGACGGGATCGACGGCGAGCGCACCTACATCTCCGTCAAGTTCCCGGTGCTGGACGGCACCGGAAAGCCTTACGCCGTGTGCGGCATCTCCACCGACATCAGCGAGCGCAAGCGGGCCGAGGACGAGGTCCGGCGGCTCAACGCGAGTCTCGAGACGCGGGTTCTGCAGCGTACGGCCGAATTGGAAGCATCGAACAAGGAGCTCGACGCGTTCGCGTATTCCGTCTCGCACGACCTGCGGGCGCCCCTGCGCTCTCTGCACGGATTCAGCGATGCGCTGCTGGAGGACTACGGCGACGTCCTCGACGACGTCGGCCAGGACTACCTGCGGCGGTTGCAGCGCAACGTGGGACGTATGGGCCGGATGATCGACGACCTGCTCAACCTGTCCCGCGCCACCCGGGCCGACCTGGAGCGCAGCACGGTCGACCTCACCGGGATGACCCAGGAGATCTTCACCGACCTGCGGGCCGCCAATCCGGGGCGAGTGGCCACGCTGACCGTGCCGGATGGCCTCGCCGTGGAAGCCGATCCCCAGCTTCTGCGTCTTGCTCTGCAAAACCTTCTGTCCAACGCCTGGAAGTTCACCGGCAAACGGTCCGACGCGATCATCGAAGTGGGCCAGGTCGTCCGCTCCGGCGAGACCTTCTTCTTCGTACGGGACAACGGCGTGGGCTTCGACATGGCCTATGCCGGCAAACTCTTCGACGCCTTCCAGCGGTTGCACACGACCTCCGACTTCGAGGGCACCGGCATCGGGCTCGCGATCGTGGCCCGCGTCGTGCGCCGCCACGGCGGCCGGATCTTCGCCGAGGCAGAGGTGGACCGGGGGGCGACGTTCTATTTCAGCCTGGCCGGCACCGGAGAGGACAAGCCATGA
- a CDS encoding ATP-grasp domain-containing protein has protein sequence MTPPGRLPRLAVVFDFGSASPMSILAAARDLAEIVFLCDRDLPHVRPLFDELRTLASVGDITGLTDDEVLAQPAAADLAGIVTFSESQINRTAALAARLNLTFLDVRTAAAVTDKYTQRRMLAEAGVQDTECRLVRDLADLDTALDVVGLPAVLKPRRGAASTYTCTVHSRPEAAARLRAFTDPVTRGISGEFVIEQLLRGDPSIAGAGWADYVSVESVTSHGDVRHVEVTGKFPLAMPLRETGYVVPSTLSGKRREEVLALTGAALTALGVRHGVTHTEVKLTPDGPRIIEVNGRLGGYVADLVRRARGFDLVRAALTVALGRPCAPPSTAYRRHAFQYFLTPPMEAVALRRLEGVEELGHAAGIHLVEIFAEPGAALDWRRGTLAYLGIVHGSAPAHREVQRLVDLIHSTLDIEYDHLTAKP, from the coding sequence GTGACACCCCCCGGCCGGTTGCCCCGCTTGGCGGTCGTGTTCGACTTCGGCTCGGCCAGCCCGATGAGCATCCTGGCCGCCGCCCGCGACCTGGCCGAGATCGTGTTCCTCTGCGACCGGGACCTGCCCCACGTCCGGCCGCTGTTCGACGAGCTTCGTACGCTGGCTTCGGTCGGTGACATCACCGGCTTGACCGACGACGAGGTCCTCGCTCAGCCGGCCGCGGCCGACCTGGCCGGCATCGTCACCTTCAGCGAGAGCCAAATCAACCGGACCGCCGCCCTGGCCGCCCGTCTCAACCTGACCTTCCTCGACGTCCGCACCGCCGCAGCGGTGACCGACAAGTACACACAGCGGCGGATGCTCGCCGAGGCGGGCGTGCAGGACACCGAGTGCCGCCTCGTCCGCGATCTCGCCGACCTCGACACGGCCCTGGACGTCGTCGGCCTGCCGGCGGTGCTGAAGCCCCGCCGCGGCGCGGCGAGCACCTACACCTGCACCGTTCACAGCCGCCCCGAGGCCGCCGCGCGATTGCGGGCTTTCACAGATCCGGTGACCCGCGGCATCAGCGGCGAATTCGTCATCGAGCAACTCCTGCGCGGCGACCCCTCGATCGCCGGGGCGGGCTGGGCCGACTACGTCTCGGTGGAGTCCGTCACCTCGCACGGCGACGTCCGGCACGTCGAGGTGACCGGGAAGTTCCCGCTGGCCATGCCCCTGCGAGAGACCGGTTACGTGGTGCCCAGCACGCTGAGCGGCAAGCGGCGGGAGGAGGTGCTGGCGCTCACCGGAGCAGCCCTCACCGCCCTCGGTGTCCGGCACGGAGTCACGCACACCGAGGTCAAGCTCACCCCTGACGGTCCGCGGATCATCGAGGTCAACGGCCGGCTCGGCGGATACGTCGCCGACCTGGTGCGGCGTGCGCGCGGATTCGATCTCGTGCGGGCGGCGTTGACGGTGGCGTTGGGGCGGCCGTGTGCCCCGCCCTCGACGGCGTACCGACGGCATGCGTTCCAGTACTTCCTGACTCCCCCCATGGAAGCGGTCGCGCTGCGGCGTCTCGAGGGAGTCGAGGAACTCGGTCATGCCGCCGGAATCCATCTGGTCGAGATCTTCGCCGAGCCCGGTGCGGCCCTGGACTGGAGGCGGGGCACACTCGCCTATCTCGGCATCGTGCACGGGTCGGCCCCGGCCCACCGGGAGGTGCAGCGCCTGGTGGACCTCATCCATTCGACGCTCGACATCGAGTACGACCACCTCACCGCGAAGCCCTGA